In a genomic window of Leifsonia xyli subsp. cynodontis DSM 46306:
- a CDS encoding lytic transglycosylase, which produces MSPTENTASHLLGRVLGRVPIAVAGSIAVTVGLIAPAQALPAPPAERSRDKAPQEGEDERDGTGAHDTVTSVVPAAAARSAAPAQTALAAAPSSYRVREGDTVSGIAARFGLSTASVLALNGLSWKSLIFPGQLLALSGAAAPTTVSTPDRSPEATKYEVVRGDTISGIAARFGVKTATVLSANGLSSSSLIFPGQLITIPGGSAVAVAAPAQAPAVPPAVNQPSARPNASAETGPVIPLSEEMRANAQLIVRVGRAEGVSDQGIVIALAAAAQESGLRNIRHGDRDSLGLFQQRPSTGWGTPAQVLDADRATRAFFGGGGNPNTGKTRGLLDIPGWTSMSVAQAAQAVQLSAHPDAYAKWEASARAWVAQLG; this is translated from the coding sequence ATGTCGCCGACCGAGAACACAGCGAGCCACCTGCTCGGGCGCGTCTTGGGACGTGTGCCGATCGCGGTGGCGGGGTCCATCGCCGTCACGGTGGGACTGATCGCCCCCGCGCAGGCTCTGCCCGCGCCGCCGGCCGAGCGGTCACGCGACAAAGCGCCGCAGGAGGGTGAGGACGAACGCGACGGCACCGGCGCACACGACACGGTGACCTCTGTCGTCCCTGCGGCGGCAGCCCGCTCAGCAGCACCGGCCCAGACCGCCCTCGCCGCCGCGCCCTCGAGCTACCGTGTGCGAGAGGGCGACACGGTCTCCGGCATCGCCGCGCGCTTCGGCCTGTCGACGGCGAGTGTGCTCGCGCTCAACGGGCTCTCCTGGAAAAGCCTGATCTTCCCCGGCCAGCTGCTCGCGCTCAGCGGCGCCGCGGCGCCGACGACCGTGTCGACGCCGGACCGCTCACCGGAAGCGACGAAGTACGAAGTCGTGCGCGGAGACACCATCAGCGGCATCGCCGCACGGTTCGGGGTGAAGACCGCGACCGTGCTCAGCGCGAACGGACTCAGCTCCTCCAGCCTGATCTTCCCCGGCCAGCTGATCACCATCCCCGGTGGGTCCGCTGTTGCCGTCGCCGCACCGGCGCAGGCTCCGGCTGTGCCACCGGCGGTGAACCAGCCCAGCGCTCGGCCGAACGCCTCGGCGGAGACCGGCCCGGTCATCCCGCTCAGCGAGGAGATGCGCGCGAACGCACAGCTCATCGTGCGGGTCGGCCGCGCCGAGGGGGTCAGCGACCAGGGCATCGTGATCGCGCTGGCCGCGGCCGCGCAGGAGTCGGGTCTGCGCAATATCCGCCATGGCGACCGCGACTCGCTCGGGCTGTTCCAACAGCGCCCGAGCACCGGCTGGGGCACCCCGGCCCAGGTGCTCGACGCCGACCGCGCCACCCGCGCCTTCTTCGGCGGCGGCGGGAACCCCAACACAGGGAAGACGCGCGGCCTGCTCGACATCCCCGGATGGACCTCGATGAGCGTCGCCCAGGCCGCACAGGCCGTGCAGCTCTCCGCCCACCCCGACGCCTACGCCAAATGGGAGGCGTCCGCACGGGCCTGGGTCGCCCAGCTCGGCTGA
- the pknB gene encoding Stk1 family PASTA domain-containing Ser/Thr kinase — protein MTTSQTDPLIGRLIDGRYQVRSRIARGGMATVYLATDLRLERRVAIKVMHGHLADDTTFKNRFVQEARSAARLAHPNVVNVFDQGQDSDMAYLVMEYLPGITLRDLLKDYGKLTPEQTIDIMEAVLSGLAAAHKAGIVHRDLKPENVLLADDGRIKIGDFGLARAASANTATGQALLGTIAYLSPELVTRGVADARSDIYALGIMMYEMLTGEQPFQGEQPMQIAYQHANDAVPTPSGKNTAVPAELDDLVQWATEKDPDRRPKDARELFDRLVEAEKSLRGEAGLQPTMVLPPAFEAAEGNTQIINPAIRQQVAANTPSATERLSAASARRRAKGWWLFAFVILLAGLAGGTGWYFGAGPGSLVSVPNVVSKTPAAAAAQLTELGFRTRQTQEYSVTVPAGQVSSTVPVAETSAGRGSTVTLRVSQGPKPVTIPPLAGHPLDTAKAAIAGVGAKVGAVAEQFDGKVHSGTVISATKTSDGGDISGGGPYFEAASVDLVVSVGPVPDVAGKSVESATALLRKAGLVVTAGPESYSETIAKGDVISAQPQSAVVRPGDTVALTTSKGPEPVPVPDVVGQTWDKAKKTLTEAGFALKYSSAADLLPAAFVVSKISPGAGTQADKGSTVTVNFAGF, from the coding sequence GTGACCACGAGCCAGACCGATCCCCTGATCGGCCGTCTGATCGACGGCCGCTATCAGGTGCGCTCGCGGATCGCGCGCGGCGGGATGGCCACGGTCTACCTCGCCACAGATCTGCGCCTCGAGCGCCGCGTGGCGATCAAGGTGATGCACGGCCACCTCGCCGACGACACCACCTTCAAGAACCGCTTCGTTCAGGAAGCCCGCTCGGCCGCGCGCCTCGCGCACCCGAACGTGGTCAATGTCTTCGACCAGGGCCAGGACTCCGACATGGCGTATCTGGTCATGGAGTACCTGCCCGGGATCACGCTCCGCGATCTGCTCAAGGACTACGGCAAACTCACGCCCGAGCAGACCATCGACATCATGGAGGCGGTGCTGAGCGGGCTCGCCGCCGCCCACAAGGCGGGCATCGTTCACCGCGACCTGAAACCCGAGAACGTGCTGCTCGCCGACGACGGACGCATCAAGATCGGCGACTTCGGCCTCGCCCGCGCCGCGAGCGCGAACACCGCCACCGGCCAGGCGCTCCTCGGCACGATCGCCTACCTCTCGCCCGAACTCGTCACCCGCGGCGTCGCGGACGCCCGCAGCGACATCTACGCGCTCGGCATCATGATGTACGAGATGCTGACCGGCGAGCAGCCCTTCCAGGGCGAACAGCCGATGCAGATCGCCTACCAGCACGCCAACGACGCGGTCCCGACGCCGAGCGGCAAGAACACGGCCGTGCCCGCCGAGCTCGACGATCTCGTGCAGTGGGCGACCGAGAAGGACCCGGACCGCCGCCCCAAGGACGCTCGCGAGCTGTTCGACCGGCTCGTCGAGGCCGAGAAGTCCCTTCGCGGCGAAGCCGGCCTCCAGCCGACTATGGTGCTGCCGCCGGCGTTCGAGGCGGCGGAGGGCAACACCCAGATCATCAACCCGGCCATCCGCCAGCAGGTCGCCGCCAACACGCCCAGCGCCACCGAACGGCTGAGCGCCGCCTCCGCGCGCCGCCGAGCGAAGGGCTGGTGGCTGTTCGCGTTCGTCATCCTGCTCGCGGGACTGGCCGGCGGCACCGGATGGTACTTCGGCGCCGGTCCCGGCTCGCTCGTCAGCGTCCCGAACGTGGTCAGCAAGACACCCGCCGCCGCCGCCGCGCAGCTCACGGAGCTCGGATTCCGGACCCGACAGACGCAGGAGTACAGCGTGACCGTGCCCGCCGGGCAGGTCTCGAGCACCGTTCCGGTGGCCGAGACATCGGCCGGGCGTGGCTCGACCGTGACGCTGCGCGTCTCCCAGGGCCCGAAGCCGGTCACCATCCCGCCGCTCGCCGGACACCCCCTCGACACAGCGAAGGCCGCGATCGCCGGCGTCGGGGCGAAGGTGGGGGCCGTCGCCGAGCAGTTCGACGGCAAGGTACACTCCGGAACCGTCATCTCCGCGACGAAGACCTCCGACGGGGGCGACATCTCCGGCGGCGGACCGTATTTCGAGGCGGCCTCCGTCGATCTCGTGGTGTCGGTCGGTCCCGTTCCGGATGTTGCGGGGAAGTCTGTGGAGAGCGCCACCGCGCTCCTGCGCAAGGCGGGCCTCGTAGTCACCGCCGGGCCGGAAAGCTACAGCGAGACCATCGCCAAGGGCGACGTGATCTCCGCACAACCGCAGTCCGCGGTGGTCCGTCCGGGCGACACCGTCGCCCTGACGACATCGAAAGGCCCCGAGCCGGTCCCTGTTCCGGACGTGGTCGGCCAAACCTGGGACAAGGCCAAGAAGACCCTCACCGAGGCGG